In Candidatus Bathyarchaeia archaeon, one DNA window encodes the following:
- a CDS encoding hydrogenase iron-sulfur subunit: MSAGPPKIVCFMCNWAFCEEEMRIPYNVNIIRVPCIGRLDPVLVLETFASGAEGVMLVGCKPSDCHFVDGNLHAERAVKMLKKLLALAGLEPERLKLLLVAPLEEKDFGYYAKGFSEEVWSLGNSLLSRDEVKANLIAAKEAASAFRLRVLLGREEELTEFMNAYGEKISREEFDALLDEIVRAEFIRYKIHYLTRIKPRSVKELAQILGLKPSIVLRHITSMRRKGMIALDRVEGYTPLYKALEVR; the protein is encoded by the coding sequence ATGAGTGCTGGTCCCCCGAAAATTGTTTGTTTCATGTGCAATTGGGCTTTTTGCGAAGAGGAGATGCGTATACCCTACAACGTTAACATAATAAGAGTTCCATGCATTGGAAGACTTGACCCCGTGCTTGTTTTGGAGACCTTTGCCAGCGGCGCCGAGGGCGTTATGCTTGTGGGCTGCAAGCCTTCTGACTGCCACTTTGTTGATGGAAACCTCCACGCGGAGCGGGCGGTTAAAATGTTGAAGAAGCTTTTGGCTTTAGCCGGGCTTGAACCTGAACGGCTAAAGCTTCTGCTTGTTGCACCTCTGGAAGAAAAGGACTTCGGCTATTATGCTAAAGGTTTTTCCGAGGAAGTTTGGAGTCTCGGAAATTCTCTACTTAGCAGGGATGAGGTTAAGGCTAATCTCATAGCGGCTAAGGAGGCGGCTTCCGCCTTTAGACTGCGCGTTCTGCTCGGAAGAGAGGAGGAGCTTACAGAGTTCATGAACGCCTATGGCGAGAAAATCTCACGGGAGGAGTTTGACGCGTTGCTCGACGAAATTGTTAGGGCGGAGTTCATCCGCTACAAAATCCACTACTTGACGAGGATTAAGCCCCGCTCTGTTAAGGAGCTTGCCCAAATTCTCGGATTAAAGCCCTCCATAGTTTTGAGGCATATAACGAGCATGAGGCGGAAGGGCATGATAGCCCTCGATAGGGTTGAAGGCTACACACCCCTGTACAAGGCTTTAGAGGTGCGATAA
- a CDS encoding FAD-dependent oxidoreductase: MAEKTLKEIRKLPPCRAACPAHVNVQAYVSLIQRGRFKEAVEVIRRDLPFPAICGRVCFSPCEDACARVNLDQAVAIRALKRLVADIEREQGRVVATPVPKKYSEKVAIIGAGPAGLTAAYELAKLGYPVTVFERMAEPGGMMRYCIPDFRLEKFVVANEIAYIKDLGVEIKTGVEFGRDITIESLRNDGYKAIFIAIGTQVGMRLNVPGEDLEGVMNAVDFLRAVALGKKVDVGERVAVIGGGNTAIDAARTAKKLGAKEVMILYRRSREEMPALPHEVELAEKDGIKFYFLVAPKRIIGENGRVKAVECLRMRLGEPDETGRRRPIPIAFSEHQYEVDMVIPALGQIVETSVLPPELLSKEKQGPPLQVDPLTLETSIPGVFAGGDVATGPASIIEAVAAGKRAAVSIHRYLRGEDLRKDREEERIEETTWVKDWRLLDKKERRYDAPIEKPHLSFEEAKAYLEKLKRQARFEAFRCLGCGPCAECLAGMELCEGDKAVVDEGKCVGCNVCAVVCPVGAIKKNEKGVAQVNEDQCKGCGLCAARCPEQAISMKKISNEHILTTVLTALER, from the coding sequence TTGGCGGAGAAAACTTTGAAGGAAATTAGGAAATTGCCGCCTTGCCGCGCAGCGTGTCCGGCTCACGTTAACGTTCAAGCCTATGTCTCCCTCATCCAAAGGGGAAGATTCAAAGAGGCTGTTGAGGTTATAAGAAGGGACTTGCCGTTTCCAGCCATTTGTGGTAGAGTTTGCTTCAGCCCCTGCGAGGATGCCTGCGCTAGGGTTAATCTTGACCAGGCTGTTGCAATACGCGCCTTGAAGAGACTTGTGGCGGATATTGAACGCGAGCAGGGAAGAGTTGTCGCCACACCCGTGCCCAAAAAGTACAGCGAGAAAGTTGCCATAATCGGTGCTGGACCAGCAGGCTTAACAGCAGCCTACGAACTTGCGAAGCTCGGCTATCCCGTGACGGTTTTTGAGCGGATGGCTGAGCCCGGCGGAATGATGCGCTACTGCATACCGGACTTCCGTCTTGAAAAGTTTGTTGTGGCAAATGAGATTGCCTACATAAAAGATCTGGGCGTTGAAATTAAGACGGGTGTGGAGTTTGGCAGGGACATAACCATTGAGAGTCTCAGAAATGATGGTTATAAGGCTATTTTTATTGCTATTGGAACGCAGGTTGGAATGCGGTTAAACGTGCCCGGCGAAGACTTGGAAGGCGTGATGAACGCTGTAGACTTTTTGAGGGCTGTTGCCCTCGGGAAGAAGGTAGACGTCGGCGAGAGGGTTGCCGTAATAGGCGGCGGCAACACAGCTATCGACGCTGCGAGGACAGCCAAGAAATTGGGCGCGAAAGAGGTTATGATTCTTTATAGACGGTCCCGTGAGGAGATGCCGGCGCTTCCTCATGAGGTGGAGTTGGCTGAAAAGGATGGGATAAAATTCTACTTCTTGGTGGCGCCTAAGCGGATTATAGGCGAGAATGGGCGGGTTAAGGCTGTTGAATGCTTGCGGATGCGACTTGGAGAACCCGACGAAACCGGAAGAAGACGTCCAATCCCCATAGCCTTCTCAGAACACCAGTATGAGGTTGACATGGTTATCCCAGCTCTTGGACAGATTGTTGAGACCTCAGTTTTGCCTCCGGAACTTTTAAGCAAAGAAAAGCAGGGTCCGCCGCTGCAGGTTGATCCTTTAACGCTGGAGACAAGCATTCCGGGGGTTTTCGCTGGTGGGGATGTTGCCACTGGCCCAGCCAGTATTATTGAGGCTGTGGCTGCTGGGAAGAGGGCGGCTGTTTCCATACACCGCTATTTGAGGGGTGAGGATCTGCGAAAGGACAGAGAGGAAGAGAGGATCGAGGAGACAACGTGGGTTAAGGATTGGCGGTTGCTTGACAAGAAGGAGCGAAGGTATGACGCTCCCATTGAAAAGCCCCACTTAAGCTTTGAAGAGGCGAAGGCTTACCTTGAAAAATTGAAGCGCCAAGCTAGATTCGAGGCTTTCCGCTGTTTGGGCTGTGGACCATGCGCTGAGTGCCTTGCGGGCATGGAGCTATGCGAGGGCGATAAGGCTGTGGTGGATGAAGGCAAGTGTGTGGGCTGCAATGTCTGTGCTGTCGTCTGCCCTGTTGGCGCCATCAAAAAGAATGAGAAGGGCGTGGCCCAAGTCAACGAGGATCAATGTAAGGGATGTGGGTTATGCGCGGCACGCTGCCCCGAGCAAGCCATATCCATGAAGAAGATTTCCAACGAGCATATCCTAACTACGGTTTTAACAGCCTTGGAGAGGTGA
- a CDS encoding phosphate uptake regulator PhoU has translation MEIRKVQRVGHSTLTVSLPNEWVREQGIKPKDIVFIIPERDGSLKVMPRHVAQREEADEYIVNADACIEPGMLERIIVGSYILGRDVIRVISANRIGKNHVDEVRRIVQKLIGLGILEETPKSILLQCSIDATKFKLDMLIRRLALIASTILSEAMQGFKEKKYDLVEEAIAREDEADKIYYLAVRLLLLAQVRPAVAEEVGMVDLIFIPAARLILQYLELVADYSEDLAREVLEMEVYRNMLPDDVVDRIFHLSELAQTIFQKSIECVFTRDLKVANQLLEMRKVLEIDSNRLMREAPEIPHIRSILSCLSKIADKGATISEIAINRALEDPSKYAGDVVRAVKHVRTIPLTVGRK, from the coding sequence ATGGAAATACGAAAAGTCCAAAGAGTCGGCCACTCTACGTTAACGGTTTCTCTTCCAAATGAATGGGTTAGGGAGCAGGGCATAAAACCGAAAGACATAGTTTTCATAATCCCTGAGAGAGATGGTTCCCTAAAGGTAATGCCGAGGCATGTAGCCCAGCGGGAGGAGGCCGACGAATACATCGTTAATGCTGACGCATGTATCGAGCCTGGCATGCTTGAAAGGATTATTGTTGGAAGCTACATTCTTGGCCGTGACGTTATACGGGTGATTTCCGCTAACCGCATAGGAAAAAATCATGTGGACGAGGTGCGGAGAATCGTTCAGAAGCTTATAGGCTTGGGTATTCTTGAGGAGACGCCGAAAAGCATTCTTTTGCAGTGCTCCATCGACGCTACAAAGTTCAAGCTTGACATGCTTATTCGAAGGCTCGCCCTCATAGCATCCACTATACTCTCTGAGGCGATGCAAGGTTTCAAGGAGAAGAAATACGACCTTGTTGAGGAAGCCATAGCCCGCGAAGACGAAGCGGACAAGATATATTATTTGGCGGTTCGACTGCTTCTGTTAGCTCAGGTAAGACCCGCCGTAGCTGAAGAAGTTGGAATGGTAGACTTGATTTTCATACCGGCGGCTAGGCTTATACTACAGTACCTAGAGTTGGTGGCAGACTACTCCGAGGACCTAGCCAGAGAGGTGTTGGAAATGGAGGTTTACAGGAACATGCTGCCGGACGATGTTGTAGACAGGATATTCCATCTAAGCGAGTTGGCTCAAACAATCTTTCAGAAGTCCATTGAATGTGTTTTCACAAGGGACTTGAAGGTGGCAAACCAGCTTTTAGAAATGAGAAAAGTGCTTGAAATCGACTCGAACAGGCTCATGCGGGAAGCCCCGGAAATACCTCACATAAGGTCTATTCTCTCATGTCTAAGTAAAATTGCCGACAAGGGGGCAACAATATCAGAGATTGCCATAAACAGGGCGTTAGAGGATCCAAGCAAGTATGCAGGCGACGTGGTTCGAGCAGTCAAGCATGTTAGGACTATACCTTTAACCGTTGGAAGGAAATAG
- the gcvH gene encoding glycine cleavage system protein GcvH, producing MSEWKTVSIRQELIREIERIIRTGRYRSISEFVSEAIRLRLEELMRAEGIPAAKREELLAIPEQLLYTPKHTWAQITPEGNIRVGVSDYAQRHLKGIANVMTEPVGKEVAKMEPFGVIETWMFMFDLYSPVSGKIVKVNEKLKDKPYLVNEDPYGEGWIVEIKPKNSLTLEEELKSLLSSREYNKWVSKLEGRLRE from the coding sequence ATGTCTGAATGGAAAACCGTGAGCATAAGGCAGGAGCTGATAAGGGAAATAGAGAGGATCATAAGGACTGGACGGTACCGCAGTATTTCAGAGTTTGTCTCCGAAGCCATAAGACTACGCCTGGAAGAGCTGATGCGGGCCGAGGGGATTCCCGCTGCAAAACGTGAGGAACTTTTGGCAATTCCAGAGCAGCTATTGTACACACCGAAGCACACGTGGGCGCAGATAACCCCCGAGGGAAACATCCGCGTGGGTGTTTCAGACTATGCTCAGAGACACCTCAAGGGTATTGCCAATGTCATGACAGAGCCTGTCGGGAAAGAAGTGGCTAAGATGGAGCCCTTCGGAGTGATTGAAACTTGGATGTTTATGTTTGACTTATATTCTCCCGTAAGTGGCAAAATTGTTAAGGTTAACGAGAAATTGAAGGACAAGCCCTACCTGGTGAATGAGGATCCCTATGGCGAGGGCTGGATCGTGGAGATTAAACCCAAAAACTCGCTGACGCTCGAGGAGGAGCTGAAGAGCCTTTTAAGCTCTAGGGAGTACAATAAGTGGGTTAGCAAGCTTGAGGGTAGGCTTCGCGAGTAG